A single window of Streptomyces griseoviridis DNA harbors:
- a CDS encoding TQO small subunit DoxD, whose product MTHGLRTDTHSPYPEGGRGGVRESAARYALLPLRIFLGVTFVYAGLDKLTDSAFLQSSGGGSIGETMRAVRDSAAIPALVDLALKSPVGFGYAIAFGELAVGIGTLIGLLTRLAALGGALISLSLWLTVSWATSPYYYGNDLIYLMAWIPLVLAGAAVFSADALIGRRRRGGGAGGY is encoded by the coding sequence ATGACGCATGGCCTTCGTACGGATACGCACAGCCCGTACCCGGAGGGCGGGCGCGGTGGCGTGCGGGAGAGCGCCGCTCGGTACGCCCTGCTCCCGCTGCGGATCTTCCTCGGGGTCACCTTCGTCTACGCCGGGCTCGACAAGCTGACGGACAGCGCCTTCCTCCAGAGTTCCGGCGGCGGGTCCATCGGCGAGACCATGCGGGCCGTGCGGGACTCGGCGGCGATCCCCGCGCTGGTCGACCTGGCGCTCAAGAGCCCTGTCGGCTTCGGGTACGCCATCGCCTTCGGTGAGTTGGCGGTCGGGATCGGGACGCTGATCGGGTTGCTGACCCGACTGGCGGCCCTCGGCGGGGCGCTGATCTCGTTGAGCCTCTGGCTGACCGTCAGCTGGGCCACCAGCCCCTACTACTACGGCAACGACCTGATCTATCTGATGGCCTGGATCCCGCTGGTACTGGCCGGCGCGGCCGTCTTCTCGGCGGACGCCCTCATCGGGCGGCGACGGCGCGGCGGGGGTGCCGGGGGGTACTAG